From Syngnathoides biaculeatus isolate LvHL_M chromosome 19, ASM1980259v1, whole genome shotgun sequence, a single genomic window includes:
- the si:ch211-140b10.6 gene encoding protein POLR1D-like, with protein sequence MAEDESELEKRAVEELLRETDRARLRAETMGPAGWLKCPLRGTNKRFLLNTLRSTGLRPGEPKAGHSLHPVRRESPAARSRSRSPPAGRDGGRSRKRHRGNTSGSDAKRRDGERERSRGRKRERDEAAEEDRRTSKARTGSAN encoded by the exons ATGGCGGAGGACGAGAGCGAATTGGAAAA GCGTGCTGTGGAGGAGCTACTTAGGGAGACTGACAGGGCTCGGCTGAGAGCCGAGACCATGGGCCCAGCGGGATG GTTGAAATGTCCGTTGCGGGGCACCAACAAGCGCTTCCTGCTCAACACCTTGCGTTCCACGGGCCTGCGACCCGGTGAGCCCAAAGCCGGGCACTCGTTGCACCCCGTCAGGCGGGAGTCCCCGGCGGCGAGGAGCCGCAGCCGCTCGCCACCCGCCGGGCGGGACGGCGGGCGCTCGCGCAAGCGTCACCGCGGGAACACCTCCGGGAGCGACGCCAAGAGGCGGGACGGCGAACGGGAGAGGAGCCGCGGACGCAAGCGCGAGCGGGACGAGGCGGCGGAAGAAGACAGACGCACGTCCAAGGCGAGGACGGGGTCGGCTAATTGA